One Arthrobacter sp. StoSoilB20 DNA segment encodes these proteins:
- the atpE gene encoding ATP synthase F0 subunit C has translation MEGNLNLVGYGLSAIGGGIGVGLVFAAYINGVARQPEAQRVLQPIAFLGLALTEALAILGLVFAFVL, from the coding sequence ATGGAAGGCAATCTCAACCTCGTAGGTTACGGTCTGTCCGCAATCGGCGGTGGTATCGGTGTGGGTCTCGTATTCGCGGCTTACATCAACGGTGTTGCTCGTCAGCCGGAAGCTCAGCGTGTGCTGCAGCCGATCGCGTTCCTTGGTCTGGCTCTGACCGAAGCTCTCGCCATCCTCGGCCTCGTCTTCGCTTTCGTTCTCTAG
- a CDS encoding F0F1 ATP synthase subunit gamma translates to MGAQIRVYRQKISSTTSMRKIFKAMELIATSRIGKARARVAASLPYANAITRAVSAVATQSEIDHPLTTEPEQIRRAAVLIITSDRGLAGSYSASVLKQAEGLTELLHAEGKEVKAYLVGRKAQAYFDFRNRSYTRVWTGGTDAPEFETAREVGAALLEDFSTDYEEGGVDEIHVVYTRFKSMVTQEPTVIRLLPLEVVEEEAVSDSELLPLYEFEPETEQVLDALLPRYIESRIFAAMLQAAASELAARQRAMKSAGDNATDLIKKYTRLRNTARQAEITQELSEIVAGADALAS, encoded by the coding sequence ATGGGAGCCCAGATTCGGGTCTACCGTCAGAAGATCAGCTCGACGACGTCGATGCGCAAGATCTTCAAGGCGATGGAACTGATCGCTACCTCGCGCATCGGTAAGGCCCGCGCCCGCGTAGCAGCTTCACTGCCCTACGCGAACGCGATTACCCGCGCCGTTTCTGCTGTCGCAACTCAGAGCGAAATCGACCACCCGCTGACCACCGAGCCGGAGCAGATCCGCCGCGCCGCAGTCCTGATCATTACATCGGACCGTGGCCTTGCAGGATCGTATTCCGCGAGTGTGCTCAAGCAGGCTGAAGGTCTCACCGAGCTTCTTCACGCAGAAGGCAAGGAAGTCAAGGCATACCTGGTTGGCCGCAAGGCCCAGGCGTACTTCGATTTCCGCAACCGGTCATACACCCGTGTATGGACCGGTGGCACGGACGCCCCGGAATTCGAAACCGCACGGGAAGTCGGAGCTGCACTTCTCGAAGACTTCTCCACTGACTACGAAGAGGGTGGCGTGGATGAGATCCACGTCGTATACACCCGCTTCAAGTCCATGGTGACGCAGGAGCCCACGGTCATCCGTTTGCTCCCGCTCGAGGTCGTCGAAGAGGAAGCAGTTTCGGACTCCGAGCTGCTGCCGTTGTACGAGTTTGAACCGGAAACAGAGCAGGTGCTTGACGCACTGCTTCCGCGTTACATCGAGTCCCGCATCTTCGCAGCCATGCTGCAGGCCGCAGCTTCCGAGCTCGCAGCCCGCCAGCGTGCCATGAAGTCGGCCGGTGACAACGCTACGGATTTGATCAAGAAGTACACGCGCCTTCGCAACACGGCCCGCCAGGCCGAGATTACGCAGGAGCTTTCCGAAATCGTTGCCGGCGCCGACGCCCTCGCGTCCTAG
- a CDS encoding glycosyltransferase, translated as MTSQAVVVAVVVTYNRRELLQTTLSGIAAGTRVPDAVVVVDNASTDGTAGFLRDYQGPLVTDVVTLGTNVGGAGGFVVGMERALLDHGADHVWIMDDDTEPQPAALAEALEVSAAYEQETGDTPAFIASRVVWTDGRDHPMNRMRPRLGASEEARSAAARVGATQIRSASFVSVVIRAEEIRKHGLPIADYFIWNDDLEYTARVSRKGTALTTEASVANHHTKVFGDAGADPGPRFYYEVRNKLWVYTRSRALAPWEKVLFTGASVRNWTRTIAASPNRKVLLGGLIKGLRHSFKAPRSNAEVLKGIYALRNIQEPVS; from the coding sequence ATGACGTCCCAAGCTGTCGTGGTCGCCGTTGTGGTGACCTATAACCGCCGAGAACTGCTCCAAACCACGTTGTCCGGCATCGCGGCCGGCACCCGGGTGCCGGACGCCGTCGTCGTGGTTGATAATGCCTCAACGGACGGAACCGCAGGGTTCCTCCGGGACTATCAAGGGCCGCTGGTGACGGACGTGGTTACGCTGGGCACCAATGTGGGCGGAGCCGGCGGGTTTGTGGTCGGCATGGAACGCGCGCTGCTGGATCACGGTGCGGACCACGTCTGGATCATGGACGACGACACAGAACCGCAACCGGCCGCTCTTGCCGAAGCCTTGGAGGTTTCCGCTGCCTATGAGCAGGAAACCGGAGACACGCCGGCCTTCATCGCCAGCCGCGTGGTCTGGACCGATGGCCGGGACCACCCCATGAACCGCATGCGGCCCCGGTTGGGTGCCAGCGAGGAAGCACGCAGCGCCGCCGCCCGGGTCGGTGCCACGCAGATCCGCAGTGCTTCCTTTGTGTCAGTGGTGATCCGCGCCGAGGAAATCAGGAAGCATGGGTTGCCGATCGCGGATTACTTCATCTGGAATGACGATCTTGAGTACACGGCAAGGGTCTCGCGCAAGGGAACGGCGCTGACCACCGAAGCGTCGGTGGCCAATCACCACACCAAGGTTTTCGGTGATGCCGGTGCCGACCCCGGACCCCGCTTCTACTATGAGGTTCGGAACAAGCTCTGGGTCTATACACGTTCGCGCGCCCTGGCACCGTGGGAGAAAGTCCTTTTCACCGGCGCGTCGGTGCGCAACTGGACCCGCACCATCGCAGCCTCTCCCAACCGCAAAGTCCTGCTGGGAGGGCTCATCAAAGGCCTGCGGCACAGCTTCAAAGCACCGCGCTCCAACGCTGAAGTGCTCAAGGGAATTTACGCGTTGCGGAACATTCAGGAGCCGGTCAGCTGA
- the atpB gene encoding F0F1 ATP synthase subunit A, with product MIALALPAQDSGSFTPPGIDEMHLPAILPWGAHDGFSKQMLLVILSVVIIATFFILAARKQQLVPGKLQFAGEMAYGFVRNSIAKDIIGGKDFIKYVPLLFSLFFFILVNNIYGAIPVIQLPSFSHVGGAYVLAGIVYFTWIIIGIKKNGLKYFKLATVPSGVPWYILPIVVPIEIISNFLVRPVTHSLRLFATMLAGHLIVMLAGSGIEYLVMQENVLLKGTSVLVLVGAVAMYMLEALIMALQAYVFTLLTAIYIEGALHADSH from the coding sequence TTGATCGCGCTTGCGCTCCCCGCCCAGGATTCGGGGTCATTCACCCCACCCGGAATCGACGAAATGCACCTGCCGGCAATCCTGCCTTGGGGTGCGCACGACGGATTCTCCAAGCAGATGCTGCTGGTGATCCTTTCGGTCGTCATTATCGCTACATTCTTCATCCTCGCTGCACGTAAGCAGCAGCTGGTTCCCGGCAAGCTGCAGTTCGCCGGTGAGATGGCCTACGGCTTCGTCCGTAACAGCATCGCCAAGGACATCATCGGCGGCAAGGACTTCATCAAGTACGTCCCGCTGCTGTTCAGCTTGTTCTTCTTCATTCTGGTGAACAACATCTACGGCGCCATTCCGGTCATCCAGCTCCCGAGCTTCTCGCACGTCGGTGGAGCTTACGTGCTGGCCGGCATCGTGTACTTCACCTGGATCATCATCGGCATCAAGAAGAACGGCCTGAAGTACTTCAAGCTGGCCACCGTTCCTTCAGGGGTTCCGTGGTACATCCTTCCGATTGTTGTACCGATCGAAATCATCTCCAACTTCCTGGTCCGCCCTGTGACGCACAGCCTCCGTCTGTTCGCGACCATGCTGGCCGGCCACTTGATCGTCATGCTCGCCGGATCCGGTATCGAGTATCTGGTCATGCAGGAAAACGTCCTCTTGAAGGGCACCTCGGTTCTGGTCCTCGTAGGCGCCGTCGCCATGTACATGCTTGAAGCTTTGATCATGGCCCTGCAGGCGTACGTGTTTACCCTGCTGACTGCGATCTACATCGAAGGCGCCTTGCACGCCGACAGCCACTAG
- a CDS encoding F0F1 ATP synthase subunit B: MNQLIISAATEGEEAANPLVPNVWEMGVVLVGFAVLLYIVVKFIVPMFEKTFAERAEAIEGGIAKAEAAQAEASAALEEYKQQLTDARAEANRIREEARAEGAQILADLKAKAAAESARITEQAHAAIESERQAAVVSLRSEVGTLATTLAGRIVGEALTDDQRAARVVDRFLADLETQSAGAAK, encoded by the coding sequence ATGAATCAGCTGATCATCTCAGCCGCCACTGAAGGCGAAGAGGCCGCCAACCCTCTCGTTCCCAATGTTTGGGAAATGGGCGTCGTCCTCGTCGGCTTTGCGGTCCTCCTGTACATCGTGGTCAAGTTCATTGTCCCGATGTTCGAGAAGACCTTCGCAGAGCGCGCCGAAGCAATTGAAGGTGGCATTGCAAAGGCCGAAGCGGCCCAGGCGGAAGCTTCTGCAGCTCTTGAAGAGTACAAGCAGCAGCTCACCGATGCCCGCGCCGAAGCCAACCGTATCCGCGAAGAAGCACGCGCCGAAGGCGCCCAGATCCTTGCGGACCTGAAGGCCAAGGCTGCAGCAGAGTCTGCACGGATCACCGAGCAGGCACACGCTGCCATCGAATCGGAGCGCCAGGCAGCTGTTGTCTCGCTTCGTTCCGAGGTAGGCACCCTGGCCACTACGCTGGCCGGCCGCATCGTTGGTGAAGCACTCACCGACGACCAGCGCGCCGCACGCGTTGTGGACCGCTTCCTTGCAGATCTGGAGACCCAGAGCGCAGGTGCAGCTAAGTAA
- a CDS encoding F0F1 ATP synthase subunit epsilon — MAELEVEIVAADHFVWSGAAKMVKARTSDGEIGILPGHSPLLAILAEGELAIQPVSGDRIAVVVDGGFFSVDNDRVVIVADNAKLGEAATAGIR; from the coding sequence ATGGCTGAGCTCGAGGTTGAGATTGTCGCAGCGGACCACTTCGTGTGGTCCGGCGCGGCCAAGATGGTGAAGGCCCGCACCAGCGATGGTGAAATCGGAATCCTGCCGGGCCACTCGCCCCTTCTGGCCATCCTGGCCGAGGGCGAGCTGGCAATCCAGCCGGTTTCCGGTGACCGTATTGCGGTAGTGGTCGACGGCGGGTTCTTCTCCGTTGACAACGATCGCGTGGTCATTGTTGCTGACAACGCCAAATTGGGCGAAGCGGCTACAGCGGGGATCCGATAG
- a CDS encoding DUF2550 domain-containing protein, whose product MDDSLIPFIALATAFTLLIISLCLFGVRRFNLRRALGTVDASICMAGNSWQMGVCRYQDNELEWFRLMSLSVIPKHKFTRSSLELLGRRQPTEDELVRVQPGVVVVELQYEGSKFMLAMNFDAYAGLSSWLEAGPVVGVGTWR is encoded by the coding sequence ATGGACGATTCCCTTATTCCGTTCATCGCCCTGGCAACAGCGTTTACGTTGCTGATCATTTCACTGTGCCTGTTCGGGGTGCGCCGCTTCAACCTGCGGCGTGCCCTGGGCACGGTAGACGCCTCCATTTGCATGGCTGGAAACAGCTGGCAGATGGGGGTTTGTCGTTATCAGGACAATGAGCTGGAGTGGTTCCGCTTGATGTCCCTGAGCGTGATCCCCAAGCATAAATTCACACGCAGTTCGCTTGAACTGCTGGGCCGCCGACAACCCACGGAAGACGAACTCGTCAGGGTACAGCCCGGCGTCGTAGTGGTTGAACTGCAGTACGAAGGCTCGAAGTTCATGCTTGCCATGAATTTCGACGCGTATGCAGGCTTGTCATCCTGGCTGGAGGCCGGTCCGGTCGTCGGCGTTGGCACCTGGCGTTAG
- the atpD gene encoding F0F1 ATP synthase subunit beta, which produces MTATATEHVATAGATGRIARVIGPVVDVEFPADAIPSIYNALTTEITLNGQTKTITFETSQHLGDNLVRAISLQATDGLVRGTTVQDSGAPISVPVGDGVKGHIFNVLGKPLDVDESEIKADAYWPIHRKAPAFASLEGSTEMLETGIKVIDLLTPYIKGGKIGLFGGAGVGKTVLIQEMITRVARNFGGTSVFAGVGERTREGNDLWVEMEEAGVLKDTALVFGQMDEPPGTRLRVALSALTMAEYFRDVQNQDVLLFIDNIFRFTQAGSEVSTLLGRMPSAVGYQPNLADEMGLLQERITSTKGHSITSMQAIYVPADDYTDPAPATTFAHLDATTELSREIASRGLYPAVDPLTSTSRILDPQYIGKDHYNTAVRVKQILQKNKELQDIIAILGVDELSEEDKIVVSRARRIQQFLSQNTYTAKQFTGVEGSTVSIKDTVEGFTAICDGELDHIAEQAFFNVGGLDDVERQWAKIQEQTK; this is translated from the coding sequence ATGACTGCCACTGCTACCGAACACGTAGCAACGGCCGGTGCCACCGGCCGCATTGCCCGTGTTATTGGTCCGGTTGTCGACGTCGAATTCCCGGCTGACGCAATCCCCTCGATTTACAACGCTCTGACCACTGAGATCACTCTCAACGGCCAGACGAAGACCATCACGTTCGAGACCTCCCAGCACCTGGGTGACAACCTCGTCCGCGCCATCTCCCTGCAGGCAACCGACGGACTCGTCCGCGGCACCACCGTGCAGGACTCCGGTGCTCCGATCTCCGTGCCCGTCGGCGACGGCGTCAAGGGCCACATCTTCAACGTCCTCGGCAAGCCGCTGGACGTCGATGAGTCCGAGATCAAGGCTGACGCCTACTGGCCGATCCACCGCAAGGCTCCGGCCTTCGCCTCCCTCGAGGGCTCCACGGAGATGCTCGAGACCGGCATCAAGGTCATCGACCTTCTCACCCCGTACATCAAGGGTGGAAAGATCGGCCTGTTCGGTGGCGCCGGTGTTGGCAAGACCGTTCTGATCCAGGAAATGATCACCCGTGTTGCCCGCAACTTCGGTGGTACTTCCGTATTCGCCGGCGTTGGCGAGCGTACCCGTGAAGGTAACGACCTCTGGGTTGAAATGGAAGAGGCAGGCGTCCTCAAGGACACCGCCCTTGTGTTCGGCCAGATGGATGAGCCGCCGGGAACGCGTCTGCGCGTGGCCCTGTCGGCCCTGACCATGGCGGAGTACTTCCGCGATGTCCAGAACCAGGACGTGTTGCTCTTCATCGACAACATCTTCCGCTTCACCCAGGCAGGCTCGGAAGTTTCCACGCTGCTCGGCCGTATGCCGTCCGCCGTGGGCTACCAGCCCAACCTTGCTGACGAGATGGGTCTCCTCCAGGAGCGCATCACGTCCACCAAGGGTCACTCCATCACGTCGATGCAGGCCATTTACGTGCCGGCTGATGACTACACCGACCCGGCCCCGGCCACGACCTTCGCACACCTGGACGCGACCACGGAACTTTCCCGTGAAATCGCATCCCGTGGTCTGTACCCGGCCGTTGACCCGCTGACGTCGACCTCCCGCATCCTGGATCCCCAGTACATCGGCAAGGACCACTACAACACGGCTGTCCGTGTTAAGCAGATCCTGCAGAAGAACAAGGAACTCCAGGACATCATCGCCATTCTCGGTGTTGACGAACTCTCTGAAGAGGACAAGATCGTCGTGTCACGTGCACGTCGTATCCAGCAGTTCCTCTCCCAGAACACCTACACCGCCAAGCAGTTCACCGGCGTCGAGGGCTCCACCGTGTCCATCAAGGACACCGTGGAAGGCTTCACCGCCATCTGCGACGGCGAGCTGGACCACATCGCAGAGCAGGCGTTCTTCAACGTCGGTGGCCTGGATGACGTCGAGCGTCAGTGGGCCAAGATCCAGGAACAGACCAAGTAG
- a CDS encoding MraY family glycosyltransferase, producing MIMYLLMALTAAVVSYAGTWGARVAGNKLRLYRPIRSRDMHSALISKLGGLGIFVGFFAALVVASNSFFVKDIFRHNDAPWGILAGAVVIVAVGVADDILDIRWWIKLLGQAAAAFIVAIWGVRMSVVPFIPEPIFLESEVVQIVLTAGLIVTTMNAVNFIDGLDGLAAGVAIIGGGAFFLTAYWVHRNNPSTDNSDLATLLMAILVGSCIGFLPHNWFPAKIFMGDSGAMLIGLLMASAGVVATGQIGSGLYDRANGIPTIVPILLPFAVLSLPLLDLGMAVVRRTARGQSPWSADRGHLHHKLVDLGYSHRTAVVMLYVWTCILAFGGVAFAVFPWQIVLIVIIAAALIMAAVTAWPYFTRNSSRPGE from the coding sequence ATGATCATGTATCTGCTGATGGCACTCACGGCTGCCGTGGTGTCCTATGCGGGAACGTGGGGCGCCCGCGTGGCTGGAAACAAACTGCGCCTGTACCGTCCCATCCGCAGCCGCGACATGCACTCGGCCTTGATTTCCAAGCTCGGGGGGTTGGGGATCTTCGTCGGGTTCTTCGCTGCCCTGGTAGTGGCCAGCAACTCATTCTTTGTCAAGGACATCTTCAGGCACAACGATGCACCTTGGGGGATCCTGGCCGGTGCCGTTGTGATCGTCGCTGTGGGAGTGGCCGATGACATCCTGGACATCCGATGGTGGATCAAACTGCTGGGGCAGGCGGCCGCAGCCTTCATCGTGGCAATCTGGGGCGTCAGAATGTCCGTGGTGCCCTTCATCCCTGAGCCGATATTCCTGGAGTCCGAAGTAGTCCAGATCGTGCTGACTGCCGGGCTGATCGTCACCACAATGAACGCCGTCAACTTCATTGACGGCTTGGACGGACTGGCAGCGGGCGTGGCCATCATTGGCGGCGGCGCCTTCTTCCTCACCGCCTACTGGGTGCACCGGAACAATCCGTCCACGGACAACTCGGACCTCGCCACACTCCTGATGGCCATCCTGGTGGGCAGTTGCATCGGGTTCCTGCCGCACAACTGGTTTCCCGCAAAAATCTTCATGGGTGACTCGGGGGCCATGCTCATCGGCCTGCTCATGGCCTCAGCCGGCGTGGTAGCAACGGGACAGATCGGGTCCGGCCTCTATGACCGTGCCAACGGTATCCCCACCATCGTCCCGATTCTGCTGCCCTTCGCCGTCCTGTCCCTTCCCCTCCTCGATTTGGGGATGGCCGTCGTCCGAAGGACAGCCAGGGGGCAATCCCCGTGGTCGGCAGACCGCGGGCACCTCCACCACAAGCTGGTGGACCTTGGCTACTCGCACCGCACCGCCGTCGTGATGCTTTACGTCTGGACATGCATCCTGGCTTTTGGCGGCGTCGCATTCGCCGTCTTCCCGTGGCAGATTGTGCTCATCGTGATCATTGCGGCAGCCCTCATCATGGCCGCCGTGACAGCATGGCCCTACTTCACGCGTAACTCGTCGCGGCCGGGGGAGTAG
- the atpA gene encoding F0F1 ATP synthase subunit alpha has translation MAELTINADDVRNALNEFAASYEPGNAERVEVGRVTTASDGIARVEGLPSVMANELLRFEDGTLGLAQNLDVREIGVIILGDFTGIEEGQEVHRTGEILSVPVGDAFLGRVVDPLGQPIDDLGEIKAEGTRALELQAPGVTERKSVHEPMQTGLKAIDAMIPIGRGQRQLIIGDRQTGKTAIAVDTIINQKANWASGDVTKQVRCVYVGVGQKASTIAAVRQTLEDHGALEYTTIVASPASDPAGFKYLAPYAGSAIGQHWMYGGKHVLVIFDDLSKQAEAYRAVSLLLRRPPGREAYPGDVFYLHSRLLERCAKLSDELGAGSMTGLPIVETKANDVSAYIPTNVISITDGQIFLQSDLFNANQRPAVDVGVSVSRVGGAAQVKSMKKVSGTLKLDLAQYRDMQAFAMFASDLDAASRQQLTRGARLMELLKQGQYSPFPVENQVVSIWAGTKGYLDDVPVEDISRFESEFLEHLAHKSSILTTLAQTNVLDDDTAAALTEAIVSFKKGFFGEGDNHLVGAGHEEHAAISGGDVDQEKIVKQKR, from the coding sequence ATGGCCGAATTGACCATCAACGCCGACGACGTCCGTAATGCGTTGAACGAGTTCGCGGCGTCCTACGAACCCGGTAACGCAGAGCGCGTAGAGGTTGGTCGTGTGACCACCGCAAGTGACGGCATCGCCCGTGTTGAGGGTCTTCCCTCGGTCATGGCGAACGAGCTGCTTCGCTTCGAAGATGGCACGCTGGGCCTGGCCCAGAACCTTGACGTCCGCGAGATCGGTGTCATTATCCTCGGTGACTTCACCGGTATTGAAGAAGGCCAGGAAGTTCACCGTACCGGTGAGATCCTGTCCGTTCCGGTTGGCGACGCCTTCCTGGGTCGCGTTGTTGACCCGCTGGGCCAGCCGATCGATGACCTCGGCGAGATCAAGGCCGAAGGCACCCGTGCACTGGAACTCCAGGCACCGGGCGTTACCGAGCGCAAGTCGGTTCACGAACCGATGCAGACCGGCCTCAAGGCTATCGACGCCATGATCCCGATCGGCCGCGGCCAGCGTCAGCTGATCATTGGTGACCGCCAGACCGGTAAGACCGCCATCGCAGTGGACACCATCATCAACCAGAAGGCCAACTGGGCTTCTGGGGATGTCACCAAGCAGGTTCGTTGCGTTTACGTTGGTGTCGGCCAGAAGGCTTCCACCATCGCAGCCGTGCGCCAGACCCTTGAGGACCACGGCGCACTGGAGTACACCACCATCGTGGCGTCTCCGGCATCTGACCCCGCCGGCTTCAAGTACCTGGCACCCTACGCAGGCTCGGCCATCGGCCAGCACTGGATGTACGGCGGCAAGCACGTCCTGGTGATCTTCGATGACCTGTCCAAGCAGGCCGAAGCCTACCGCGCCGTGTCCCTGCTGCTGCGTCGTCCGCCGGGACGCGAAGCCTACCCGGGTGACGTCTTCTACTTGCACTCCCGTCTGCTGGAGCGTTGCGCCAAGCTCTCCGACGAGCTCGGTGCAGGCTCGATGACCGGTCTTCCGATCGTCGAAACCAAGGCAAACGACGTCTCCGCTTACATCCCCACCAACGTGATCTCCATCACCGATGGCCAGATCTTCCTCCAGTCGGATCTCTTCAACGCCAACCAGCGTCCTGCTGTTGACGTTGGTGTGTCTGTCTCCCGCGTTGGTGGCGCTGCACAGGTCAAGTCCATGAAGAAGGTCTCCGGTACCTTGAAGCTGGACCTGGCGCAGTACCGCGACATGCAGGCATTCGCCATGTTCGCCTCTGACCTGGATGCTGCTTCCCGTCAGCAGCTGACCCGTGGTGCACGCCTGATGGAACTGCTGAAGCAGGGCCAGTACTCACCGTTCCCGGTTGAGAACCAGGTTGTTTCCATCTGGGCCGGTACCAAGGGTTACCTCGACGACGTTCCGGTTGAGGACATCAGCCGCTTCGAGTCCGAGTTCCTGGAGCACCTTGCGCACAAGTCCTCCATCCTGACCACGCTGGCCCAGACCAACGTCCTGGATGACGACACCGCTGCAGCCTTGACCGAAGCAATCGTTTCCTTCAAGAAGGGCTTCTTCGGAGAAGGCGACAACCACTTGGTTGGCGCCGGCCACGAAGAGCACGCAGCGATCTCCGGCGGCGACGTCGACCAGGAAAAGATCGTCAAGCAGAAGCGCTAG
- a CDS encoding alpha/beta hydrolase-fold protein translates to MDLFSDLSLVDGPFLWFSIACGAAGGAYLLWRRGRSWPLVVVAALAVSIGIVALVHWILVDLMATFSENLPFETLAWSVPAVAAILLCAVRLPRSRVRGRTFSVLAMLGVVLLSAVQVNLYFGLNNSVADLLGTAVARIQPLEAGLQRSPGAKPGPLPAAWKSPDSMPPGGMLRKAQIPGTISGFTARDAYIYLPPAYLTDARPALPVLVLFSGQPGGPADWLTGGQLRTQLDRFAEAHHGIAPVTVVVDPNGSSSANTMCMDSLIAPADTYLSQDVPAWIHSTLDVSPDPKQWAVGGFSFGGTCALQMGTAHPELFPTVLAFSAEREPALAKDRNKTIQDSFDGDVAAFESKTPLVLLQERNFAGNGVYLTAGETDHEFTDYMHELAGATKTAGFTTEEHSIRHAGHSWDAVVRGMPGALDFLADRWGLTR, encoded by the coding sequence ATGGATCTATTTTCCGACCTCAGCCTGGTGGATGGTCCGTTCCTCTGGTTCAGCATCGCTTGCGGTGCTGCCGGCGGGGCGTACCTTCTATGGAGGCGTGGTCGTTCGTGGCCGCTGGTGGTCGTAGCTGCGTTGGCGGTTTCCATCGGCATTGTTGCCCTGGTTCACTGGATCCTGGTGGACCTCATGGCCACCTTTTCCGAGAACCTGCCTTTTGAAACGCTGGCTTGGTCGGTGCCGGCCGTCGCTGCCATCCTCCTCTGCGCAGTTCGCCTTCCCCGCAGCAGGGTCCGGGGGCGCACGTTCAGCGTCCTGGCGATGCTGGGAGTAGTCCTCCTCAGCGCAGTCCAGGTGAATCTCTATTTTGGGCTGAACAATTCGGTAGCAGATTTGCTGGGTACAGCAGTGGCCCGCATCCAACCATTGGAGGCCGGTCTCCAACGGAGCCCGGGAGCAAAGCCCGGTCCGTTGCCTGCAGCCTGGAAATCACCGGACTCCATGCCGCCGGGCGGGATGCTGCGCAAAGCACAAATTCCAGGAACCATCTCCGGATTTACTGCACGGGATGCGTATATTTATCTTCCCCCTGCCTACCTGACCGATGCCCGCCCTGCGCTGCCTGTGCTGGTCCTGTTTTCCGGGCAACCCGGTGGACCGGCCGACTGGCTGACTGGCGGGCAGCTCCGCACGCAGCTGGACCGTTTCGCCGAAGCGCACCATGGAATTGCCCCTGTCACGGTGGTGGTGGATCCCAACGGCTCGAGCAGCGCCAACACCATGTGCATGGATAGCTTGATTGCCCCTGCGGACACCTATCTTTCCCAGGATGTTCCTGCGTGGATCCACTCCACCCTTGACGTTTCGCCTGACCCCAAACAATGGGCAGTAGGTGGTTTCTCGTTCGGAGGCACATGCGCCCTGCAGATGGGTACTGCCCACCCGGAGCTCTTTCCTACAGTGCTGGCGTTTTCCGCGGAACGGGAACCCGCCTTGGCCAAGGATCGCAACAAGACCATTCAGGACTCGTTCGACGGCGATGTGGCGGCTTTCGAGTCCAAGACCCCTTTGGTGCTCCTGCAGGAGCGCAACTTCGCGGGAAACGGCGTCTACCTCACCGCTGGTGAAACCGACCACGAATTCACCGACTACATGCATGAACTCGCAGGGGCGACAAAGACGGCGGGCTTCACAACCGAGGAACATTCCATTCGGCACGCCGGGCATTCCTGGGATGCCGTTGTCCGGGGGATGCCGGGAGCATTGGACTTCCTCGCAGATCGCTGGGGGTTGACGCGGTGA
- a CDS encoding F0F1 ATP synthase subunit delta — translation MAGISSESLTTALAQLEAKLPFASLQLAKDLFGILGTVDSSAGLRRALTDPSRSGDEKSALVKQLVGGKVSADAAEIAGGLASSRWASARDIGDALETLAATVVIAVAENKSAVSASGITGLEELENDLFAFNQAVASSHEVQRALSEPQASPAAKIALAEKLVPGSSEEAKVLISQAVTQPRGVKPSKLVESFAKLAAKRQQRWIATVSVTRPLTETQASRLQAGLDALYGRELKVNLNVDPALIGGIRVQVGDEVLDASVIARLSELRRQLAG, via the coding sequence ATGGCAGGTATATCGAGCGAATCGCTGACCACAGCACTGGCGCAGTTGGAAGCCAAGCTTCCCTTCGCCTCGCTGCAGTTGGCTAAGGACCTCTTCGGAATCCTGGGAACGGTGGACAGCTCGGCTGGCTTGCGCCGCGCCCTGACTGACCCGTCCCGTTCCGGTGACGAGAAGTCGGCGCTGGTCAAGCAGCTGGTTGGCGGAAAAGTCTCCGCTGATGCTGCTGAGATTGCAGGCGGATTGGCCAGCTCGCGCTGGGCATCGGCACGCGATATCGGCGATGCACTCGAGACGCTTGCCGCCACGGTTGTCATTGCCGTAGCTGAAAACAAGTCGGCCGTTTCTGCCTCCGGTATCACGGGGCTGGAAGAGCTGGAAAACGATCTGTTTGCCTTCAACCAGGCCGTCGCCTCCAGCCACGAAGTACAACGTGCTCTGTCTGAGCCGCAGGCATCGCCTGCGGCAAAGATTGCACTGGCTGAGAAGCTTGTTCCTGGCAGCAGCGAGGAAGCAAAGGTTCTCATCAGCCAGGCAGTGACGCAGCCGCGCGGTGTCAAGCCGAGCAAGCTCGTCGAGTCATTCGCCAAGCTTGCAGCCAAGCGTCAGCAGCGCTGGATTGCAACTGTCAGCGTTACCCGTCCGTTGACGGAAACGCAGGCCAGCCGTCTGCAGGCCGGGCTTGACGCCCTGTATGGCCGCGAACTGAAGGTCAACCTCAATGTTGACCCTGCACTGATCGGTGGAATCCGCGTCCAGGTAGGTGACGAAGTGCTCGACGCTTCGGTTATCGCCCGCCTGTCCGAGCTCCGCCGCCAGCTCGCTGGCTAG